GAAACCAACCCTTCGTAGGATTGAGTTGATACCTCCCTCTATCGAAACGGTTGATCTCATCTTCAAATTCGTCGACCTTATCATCTCGCCAACTAATTTATTCTTCAAGACGCCGAATCTCAACATCCAATTCAACGTATTGAATCGATATGAATCGGCGTGATCATACCCTTGAAACGATTAGGGtcctgtgggcagcatgccctcgGGAAGGATTCTGTTCCTTCCCAAAGCAGGGCCCATAATCGAGGCAGCGCGAGTGCGGATGGCAAGCGCTTggaatacagagtcgccactcgggtttgaaggtccgacgcCTAatgaaccgtatttcgaagcacctgctacgctgtttgatttgaaaaagtgaaagcatCTATCTGTCACAACCATATCTGGATTCGGAAGCTAGGTTActagaggggaagggttttaaggcacccatCTCGTCCAATCTTAAGATCGGtttctacttaggcatttgcgaaaatgtttgcgattatgtttgattaatcaattctttagccatttagggcagggaaacagtttaatgggaataaaagctgtaacatgttgcaagatgtgatagataacATGGATGCAAAAGCAGTtatataggatgagaacagactcttgtgggagtttaaacaaactgggaggtccctgttttggagtgacatGCGCAAGAAGAAaacatgcactgaacaagtcactacaTGCTGACATAACCTGCGCGCGGCACTACAAGACACGCGCGCaccagtgagctcaaacccacagctcttattctcaaccctctgggctctggaaattactaatgcacacccaggacaaaccaagcagtctATAGCAGTTGATAGGCAGTTCTAAgtagtttaaaggctgaaaagctttacaaatttaacaaaacaccccataaacagtgtggggataaaaaagtagcctaaggccaagttaccaAAGCAAAGACCACTCACTGGTCAAGAACTGACCGGCGCGCGCGGGTATGAGTTAACCttccagtgtttggttttgctCATCCTGGGTTCTGGGACAAGTCCAGAAAGATCTCAGGGGCATTCCATTGTAGCAGCTATACATATTGAACTAAAAGCAGCAGTTCTAACTAAGggaagcagtaaactgatttttagcaTGCTTGCAATGGTCCATATACAAACTAAAGCATAAAACAataggaaaccaatccccacgtggTCTTGCGCGTGCATCCACAGAGTGGCGGGCGTGCATTGCGCCCCGGCGCGCGCTGGTTCTTACCAcaataatttttgaaaccttgccagctttagggtcaggaatgatattgattaccagtcttggccctgccagcctcCCTCAGGGATTAGaatagtaggtatgctatacctagattgagtttgaaaaagtatttgagctttgatgtttggAGGCTTGATTGAGGGGTTGGATGTTTGATGATTGAAAAATAAGGTGGTTATGCTTGATTAAGGTGTGAAAATGGTTGTAGGGTTTTGCAATCCTTTAAAAAACTTGAACCCTTTGAATGGAAGAaccatgggggtatttatagggagagaagTGGTACGTATGGAGCTGCAAAGAGAGGacctcagccagtccacgaggctggctgaggttgcttggtggttaagcttactaaccaataaaggtgatggggacaggttGGACCGGCGCGAGTGCATTGCGCCCTGGCACGcatgggtcaacggtcaagctttgactattgaccaccaCCTGTCCGGTTGACCAGCGCGTGCGGGTTTGGGTGCAGCATGCGCATGTACTACCTACTCACGCATTGGTCAACGgccaagctttgaccattgtccaacacctgtcaagttgatctgcgcGCGCAGGCTTCAAACCAGGGCGTTCCGGTAGGGTTTTTTGGCTAAGGTTAGgagttcaagggtttttcaaacactcaaaactcaaatacTTATCATTCTGGACTATATGACATTCAATAGtatacaaccaaaaatactaTGAATCGAACTTTGGAACCATATCTGTAATGTCCTGAGTAGATGAATTAAAAATGCTTAAACTCCATACAAAATGACTGGGCAATAACCTTCTTTCCTGTAAAAGACATCATTCACTAACCATGATAAGTGTTCCAGCCATATCCTGGTGCAATGCTTGGAGACATAAGGCCCGGCATATAGGTCTGGGGGACTTGTACACCTGACGCAGGTAAGTATGGTGTTCTTGAAAATGGCAACTTTGAAAATCCTCCCATATAAGTGCCCAGATGAAGGCAGAACTGATAAACCTGGAGATCCGTAGGCAGCAGGTGGAGGAACGGCCAAGGCAGTTCCAGTGGATGCAAGTTGAGGATGATCAAATTTACATGAGGCTCCAAACTTACACGATCCAGTTTTCAGATAAAAAAGGCATGGATTTTCTTCCTGAAAACTAAGTGAATAATCTAAAAGTCTTATTCATAGCTTTAGTGAATAAGCATGTAGCAATAAGTCACGAATATGGCAATGGACGAAATCGAAAGGAAAGTGCAGACCCATAGGAGGAGCGAACAAGTGAAATAAGCACCTGCCGCATAGGTAGGCCCAAACTGTTAAGTAGGACTGGTCCAGCACCATGTCTGTCCCGCGGGTGATGATATTTACATGCTGAACCAAATTTGTAGGTTCCGGTTTTCAGATAATACTGCAGTTCACATTCAAAAGTAAGCGAATTAAAGATTATCAATGGAGGCATGAAGCCATTAAAAACCATCACCTCTCAGAACAAAAATGGAGGAAATAGAGTTTCATTTTTACCCCTAAAGGTACATTTCCTCATTAGCTAAAAAGCACACTGCTTATCATCAGAACTAAATC
The sequence above is drawn from the Rhododendron vialii isolate Sample 1 chromosome 6a, ASM3025357v1 genome and encodes:
- the LOC131328681 gene encoding zinc finger CCCH domain-containing protein 57-like, with the protein product MCGRYLTPLQPNPGSAPAYKGELPERARQPDCGYYLKTGTYKFGSACKYHHPRDRHGAGPVLLNSLGLPMRQEENPCLFYLKTGSCKFGASCKFDHPQLASTGTALAVPPPAAYGSPGLSVLPSSGHLYGRIFKVAIFKNTILTCVRCTSPPDLYAGPYVSKHCTRIWLEHLSWLVNDVFYRKEGYCPVILYGV